A stretch of the Mycolicibacterium celeriflavum genome encodes the following:
- a CDS encoding AMP-binding protein codes for MNESSPAAILRERAGFQPDDTAFTFIDYDQDWNGVPETLTWSQLYRRTTNVAHALKGCASPGDRAVISAPQGLDYIVAFYGALQAGLIAVPLSVPMGGVTDERVDSVLHDSSPTVVLTTSAVVDSVTASVQSQGGPSTPAVIAVDSLDLDAPPVSDTGIEEGPDIAYLQYTSGSTRTPAGVMVSNRNLVINFGQLMADLFADDGNVPPPDTTIVSWLPFYHDMGLMVGIFVPVLAGLHAVLISPMAFLQRPARWMQLLASNRHAFSSAPNFAFEIAAKKTSDEDMAGLDLGEVRGIGSGSERINPATIKRFTERFARFNLRDTVLRPGYGLAEATVYVVTGRPNQIPKVVRFDSDKLTAGKAERCQNGGGTPLVSYGVPHSPTVRIVDPDTRTECPAGVTGEIWVHGENVALGYWQKPDETAATFGAKIVAPSDGTPEGPWLRTGDQGFFFDDEVFVIGRIKDLLIVYGRNHSPDDIEATVQEITAGRCAAIAVPDRQTEKLVLIIEAKKRGDSEQEASEKLAEVKREVTSAISNSHGLNVADLVLVPPGSIPITTSGKVRRATCVEQYRQSQFARIDA; via the coding sequence GTGAACGAGTCTTCCCCTGCGGCAATTCTGCGTGAGCGCGCCGGATTTCAACCCGATGACACGGCGTTCACGTTCATCGACTACGACCAGGACTGGAACGGTGTACCCGAAACCCTGACGTGGTCGCAGCTGTACCGGCGGACGACGAACGTCGCCCACGCGCTCAAAGGTTGCGCGTCGCCCGGTGACCGGGCGGTGATATCGGCACCGCAGGGGCTTGACTACATCGTCGCGTTCTACGGCGCATTGCAGGCCGGACTCATCGCGGTTCCGCTTTCGGTTCCGATGGGTGGTGTCACCGATGAGCGTGTTGATTCGGTGCTGCACGATTCGTCACCGACCGTCGTTCTCACGACGTCTGCCGTCGTCGACAGCGTCACGGCGTCCGTGCAGTCGCAGGGCGGCCCGTCCACTCCGGCTGTCATCGCGGTCGATTCGCTGGACCTGGACGCGCCGCCGGTATCCGACACCGGGATCGAGGAGGGCCCGGATATCGCATATCTGCAGTACACATCCGGGTCGACCCGTACACCGGCGGGTGTCATGGTGTCGAACAGAAATCTCGTGATCAATTTCGGGCAGCTGATGGCCGACTTGTTCGCCGACGACGGAAATGTGCCTCCGCCGGACACCACCATCGTGTCGTGGCTGCCGTTCTATCACGACATGGGTTTGATGGTCGGAATCTTCGTGCCGGTCTTGGCGGGGCTGCACGCTGTGCTCATCAGCCCGATGGCATTCTTGCAACGGCCGGCCCGGTGGATGCAATTGCTGGCCAGCAATAGACACGCATTCTCGTCGGCGCCCAACTTCGCGTTCGAGATAGCCGCCAAGAAGACATCCGACGAAGACATGGCCGGGCTTGATCTCGGGGAAGTGCGCGGCATCGGCAGCGGTAGCGAGCGGATCAACCCCGCCACCATCAAGCGCTTCACTGAGCGGTTCGCCCGCTTCAACCTTCGCGACACGGTGTTACGGCCCGGATATGGCCTGGCAGAAGCGACGGTGTACGTGGTCACCGGCCGACCCAATCAGATTCCGAAGGTCGTCCGGTTCGACTCCGACAAGCTGACCGCCGGCAAGGCGGAACGCTGCCAGAACGGTGGTGGGACACCGCTGGTCAGCTACGGAGTGCCACACTCGCCGACGGTTCGCATCGTTGATCCCGACACGAGGACCGAGTGTCCGGCCGGAGTGACCGGTGAGATCTGGGTGCACGGCGAGAACGTCGCGCTGGGCTATTGGCAGAAACCTGACGAGACCGCGGCCACGTTCGGCGCAAAGATCGTCGCTCCCTCTGACGGCACACCCGAGGGGCCGTGGCTGCGGACCGGAGATCAGGGCTTCTTCTTCGACGACGAGGTGTTCGTCATCGGCCGCATCAAGGATCTGTTGATCGTGTACGGGCGCAACCACTCACCCGATGACATCGAGGCGACGGTCCAAGAGATCACGGCGGGCCGGTGCGCGGCGATCGCGGTTCCCGATCGTCAGACCGAGAAGCTCGTCCTCATCATCGAGGCCAAGAAGCGGGGCGACTCCGAACAGGAGGCGTCGGAGAAACTCGCTGAGGTCAAACGGGAAGTGACTTCAGCGATCTCCAACTCGCACGGTCTCAACGTCGCCGACCTTGTTCTGGTACCGCCTGGTTCCATACCGATCACCACGAGTGGCAAGGTCCGGCGGGCGACATGTGTCGAGCAGTACCGACAGAGTCAGTTCGCCCGCATCGACGCCTAG
- a CDS encoding ABC transporter ATP-binding protein, with protein sequence MTVTDTPDTATTEWRGKFDEQQDDLPIDESIDRRREARALLGSLLRPYRLTVALLALVVVVENAARLSVPILVQRGIDHGIPPIIEGGTAHTLLTIVGALAVVVVVQATSRMFFLRRSGRIGQKVLRELRRRVFRHFQRLDIAFHERYTSGRVVSRSTNDVEAIQDMLETGFDSLVTAVLTLFGTAILLVTLDWRLGLMCLGAFPVLIGLVWWFRNESAKTYRRVRESAALVIVQFVETMTGIKAVQAYRREPRNQQIFEDIADRYKADNERTFRLLAIFMPGVKLVGNLTTGVVLLYGGYRVLNGEMTIGTLTAFLLYLRMFFEPMQEISQFFNTFQSASSALEKLAGVLAERPGIKDPARSAALSDVRGEIAFRDVRFAYVPDRPVLPGLTLEVPAGQTVALVGTTGAGKTTIAKLIARFYDPTSGAVTLDGVDLRELSQVELRRHVVMVTQENFMFDGTIADNIRFGRPEATDAQVAAAAEAVGADRFIAALPDGYATDVAKRGGRLSAGQRQLVAFARAFLADPAVLILDEATSSLDIPSERMVQRALATVLADRTALVIAHRLSTVQIADRVLVLEHGRIVEDGTPADLIARGDGRYAALHRAWVQSLA encoded by the coding sequence ATGACCGTGACCGATACCCCGGATACCGCGACCACCGAGTGGCGGGGCAAGTTCGACGAACAGCAGGACGACCTGCCGATCGACGAGAGCATCGACCGACGCCGCGAAGCGCGCGCACTGCTCGGCTCGCTGCTGCGCCCGTACCGCCTCACTGTGGCCCTACTCGCGCTCGTCGTGGTGGTGGAAAACGCCGCGCGCCTTTCGGTGCCGATCCTCGTCCAGCGCGGCATCGACCATGGCATCCCGCCGATCATCGAGGGCGGTACGGCGCACACGCTGCTGACGATCGTCGGTGCCCTCGCCGTCGTGGTGGTGGTACAAGCCACCAGCCGGATGTTCTTCCTGCGGCGCTCGGGCCGCATCGGGCAGAAGGTGCTCCGGGAGTTGCGCCGCCGGGTGTTTCGGCATTTCCAGCGGCTCGACATCGCGTTCCACGAGCGCTACACGTCGGGCCGGGTGGTGAGCCGGTCCACCAACGACGTCGAGGCCATCCAGGACATGCTGGAAACCGGCTTCGACAGCCTGGTCACCGCGGTGCTCACGCTCTTCGGCACCGCGATCCTGCTCGTCACGCTCGACTGGCGGCTCGGGTTGATGTGTCTTGGCGCGTTCCCGGTGCTGATCGGGCTGGTGTGGTGGTTCCGCAACGAGTCGGCCAAGACGTATCGCCGGGTGCGGGAGAGCGCCGCGTTGGTGATCGTGCAGTTCGTCGAGACGATGACCGGTATCAAGGCCGTGCAGGCCTACCGCCGTGAACCGCGCAACCAGCAGATCTTCGAAGACATCGCCGACCGCTACAAGGCGGACAACGAGCGCACCTTCCGCCTGCTCGCGATCTTCATGCCGGGCGTCAAGCTGGTCGGCAACCTCACCACCGGCGTGGTGCTGCTCTACGGCGGCTACCGGGTTCTGAACGGCGAGATGACGATCGGCACGCTGACGGCTTTCCTGCTGTACCTGCGCATGTTCTTCGAACCCATGCAGGAGATCTCGCAGTTCTTCAACACGTTCCAGTCGGCGTCCTCGGCGCTGGAGAAACTGGCCGGTGTGCTGGCCGAGCGGCCGGGCATCAAGGACCCCGCGCGTTCCGCGGCGCTGTCCGACGTGCGCGGCGAGATCGCTTTTCGCGACGTGCGATTCGCGTACGTTCCCGACCGACCGGTGCTGCCCGGGCTGACGCTCGAGGTGCCTGCGGGCCAGACCGTCGCGCTGGTCGGCACCACCGGCGCGGGCAAGACCACGATCGCCAAGCTGATCGCCCGGTTCTACGACCCGACGTCCGGCGCGGTCACGTTGGACGGCGTCGACCTGCGCGAGCTTTCCCAGGTCGAACTGCGCCGGCATGTCGTGATGGTCACGCAGGAGAACTTCATGTTCGACGGGACCATCGCCGACAACATCCGATTCGGCCGGCCCGAGGCCACGGACGCGCAGGTCGCCGCGGCGGCCGAAGCCGTCGGCGCCGACCGGTTCATCGCCGCGCTGCCCGACGGGTACGCCACCGACGTCGCCAAACGGGGTGGCCGACTCTCGGCGGGGCAGCGCCAACTCGTCGCGTTCGCCCGGGCGTTCCTCGCCGACCCCGCGGTGCTGATCCTCGACGAGGCGACGTCGTCGCTGGACATCCCGAGCGAACGCATGGTGCAGCGGGCGCTGGCGACGGTGCTCGCCGACCGCACGGCGCTGGTCATCGCGCACCGGCTGTCGACGGTGCAGATCGCCGACCGGGTGCTGGTGCTCGAACACGGCCGGATCGTCGAGGACGGCACACCTGCGGATCTCATCGCCCGCGGTGACGGCCGCTACGCCGCGCTGCACCGGGCGTGGGTGCAGTCGCTGGCATAG
- a CDS encoding ABC transporter ATP-binding protein, translating to MVNPVDSVVPALRSTPAIAPPPQRRRASSDLWRMMPYLMPYRARWIAMVTVAIASLAATVAIPLMTKAVIDGPVRRQDPQGLWLLGAAAMGVGICEAVLWFIRRWLAARATMGVEADIRKDLYARLQVLPMSFHGRWQSGQLLSRIMNDLSTIRRFMSFGLLFLLLNGLQITVVTAILLVMYWPLGVVVVVSIVPITLTVLHFQQEYTRLSRLAQDQAGHVATHVEESALGLRVVKSFGREEYVYDRFDEQLTNLYDTQLDRVSVSAKFWTLLEVIPNLTLIVVLGFGAYAAGHGHVTMGTLVAFITMMLSLVWPIASLGFLLSMTQESFTAANRIAEIFDAPREIVDGTVDQPSRGGRLELIDVGFKFPDAGPDGWALRHVTVTVEPGETLALVGSTGAGKSVLAALLSRLYDVTEGAICIDGRDIRELSLTALRQTVATAFEDPTLFSMSVAENLRLGRPDATDADLRQAVEVAAADFVYDLPFGLDTRIGEQGMSLSGGQRQRLSLARAILSAPRILVLDDTLSALDVHTEAVVEEALRRVLHSVTGIVVAHRASTVLLADKVALLENGTITHVGTHAELLAGVPQYRYLLAADDELDDGCERVPTWEDEEDRARLEHLVEEKPPRRYVTSEAERR from the coding sequence GTGGTTAACCCCGTAGACTCCGTCGTCCCTGCCCTGCGCTCGACGCCGGCCATCGCACCGCCACCGCAACGCCGACGCGCCAGCTCGGACCTGTGGCGGATGATGCCGTACCTGATGCCGTACCGGGCGCGGTGGATCGCGATGGTCACCGTCGCGATCGCCAGCCTGGCCGCCACCGTGGCGATCCCGCTGATGACCAAGGCCGTCATCGACGGTCCGGTCCGGCGTCAGGACCCGCAAGGTCTGTGGCTGCTGGGCGCCGCCGCGATGGGTGTCGGCATCTGTGAGGCGGTGCTCTGGTTCATCCGCCGTTGGCTGGCGGCGCGCGCCACCATGGGGGTCGAGGCCGACATCCGCAAAGACCTCTACGCGCGACTGCAGGTCCTGCCGATGAGCTTCCACGGCCGCTGGCAGTCCGGTCAGCTGCTGTCGCGGATCATGAACGACCTCAGCACGATTCGCCGCTTCATGTCCTTCGGCCTGCTCTTTCTGCTGCTCAACGGCCTGCAGATCACCGTGGTGACCGCGATCCTGCTGGTGATGTACTGGCCGCTGGGCGTGGTCGTGGTCGTGTCGATCGTGCCGATCACATTGACCGTCCTGCACTTTCAGCAGGAGTACACCCGGCTGTCGCGGTTGGCTCAGGACCAGGCCGGCCACGTCGCCACCCACGTCGAGGAGTCCGCGCTGGGCCTGCGGGTGGTGAAGTCCTTCGGCCGCGAGGAGTACGTCTACGACCGGTTCGACGAACAGCTCACGAATCTGTATGACACCCAGCTGGATCGGGTGTCGGTGTCGGCGAAGTTCTGGACCCTGCTCGAGGTCATCCCGAACCTGACGTTGATCGTCGTGCTCGGCTTCGGGGCCTACGCGGCCGGCCACGGCCACGTCACCATGGGCACGCTGGTCGCGTTCATCACGATGATGCTGTCGCTGGTGTGGCCGATCGCGTCGCTGGGCTTCCTGCTGTCGATGACGCAGGAGTCGTTCACCGCAGCCAACCGGATCGCCGAGATCTTCGATGCGCCACGCGAAATCGTCGACGGCACCGTCGACCAGCCGTCGCGCGGCGGGCGACTGGAGCTCATCGACGTGGGCTTCAAGTTTCCTGACGCTGGGCCTGACGGCTGGGCACTGCGCCACGTCACCGTCACGGTCGAACCGGGGGAGACGCTGGCGCTGGTCGGGTCGACGGGCGCGGGCAAGTCGGTGCTGGCGGCGCTGCTGTCGAGACTCTACGACGTCACCGAAGGCGCGATCTGCATCGACGGCCGCGACATCCGCGAGCTGAGCCTGACCGCGCTGCGGCAGACGGTGGCCACGGCGTTCGAGGACCCGACGCTGTTCTCGATGTCGGTGGCCGAGAACTTACGGCTGGGCCGGCCGGACGCGACCGACGCCGACTTGCGTCAGGCCGTCGAGGTCGCCGCCGCGGACTTCGTGTACGACCTGCCGTTCGGCCTCGACACCCGCATCGGCGAGCAGGGCATGAGCCTGTCCGGAGGTCAGCGCCAACGGCTGTCGCTCGCGCGCGCGATCCTGTCGGCGCCGAGAATCCTCGTGCTCGACGACACGCTGTCGGCGCTCGACGTTCACACCGAGGCGGTCGTCGAGGAGGCGCTGCGACGCGTGCTGCACTCCGTCACCGGAATCGTTGTCGCGCACCGCGCGTCGACGGTTCTGCTGGCCGACAAGGTGGCGTTGCTGGAGAACGGGACCATCACCCACGTCGGCACCCACGCCGAACTGTTGGCCGGGGTGCCGCAGTACCGCTATCTGCTGGCCGCCGACGACGAGCTCGACGACGGTTGTGAGCGCGTCCCCACATGGGAGGACGAGGAGGACCGGGCACGCCTCGAGCACCTCGTCGAGGAAAAGCCACCGCGCCGGTACGTCACCTCGGAGGCCGAGCGCCGATGA
- a CDS encoding ABC transporter ATP-binding protein: protein MSIETVARQTLYRQSHARGGDLRSLLNSALLRRIWNFSARHHPRLRGFVAVSVVGALLGVATPVLAGKVIDAITGDSARTVLLLAAVIAAVALAETVASLVTRWLSAKIGEGLILDLRTAVFDHVQRMPVAFFTRTRTGALVSRLGNDVMGAQRAFSDTLSGVVSNLVTLTLTLVVMLSISWQITLLSLALVPLFIVPARRIGAAMARLSREAADHNATMNTQMTERFSAPGATLVKLFGNPETESREFAVRAGRVRDIGVKTAMLQSVFMNSLTLMSALALALVYGLGGVLAIGGHLQAGAIVSLALLLTRLYAPLTALANAHVEIATALVSFERVFEVLDLEPLIRERPNAVAVPEGPVEVEFDDVRFSYPSADKVSLASLEEVAVLDHRGGDEVLHGISFTARPGEMIAMVGSSGAGKSTVASLIARLYDVDSGSIALNGVDVRDVSFASLKDTIGVVTQDGHLFHESIRANLKLAAPEATDEQLWAALERARLADVVADMPDGLDTVVGERGYRLSGGQRQRLTIARLLLGRSRVVVLDEATASLDSESEAAVQQALTEALAGRTSIVIAHRLSTVRAADLILVVEDGRIVERGTHFELLASRGRYADLYETQFGDQEEGVAA from the coding sequence ATGAGTATCGAAACGGTCGCCCGCCAGACGCTGTACCGGCAGTCACACGCCCGGGGCGGCGACTTGCGCTCGCTTCTCAACTCCGCGCTGCTGCGTCGCATCTGGAATTTCTCCGCCCGCCATCACCCGCGGCTCCGCGGATTCGTCGCGGTCAGCGTCGTCGGTGCGCTTCTGGGCGTCGCCACGCCGGTACTGGCCGGCAAGGTCATCGACGCGATCACCGGGGACTCGGCCCGCACGGTGCTGTTGCTGGCGGCGGTCATCGCGGCGGTGGCGCTGGCGGAGACCGTCGCGTCGCTGGTGACCCGCTGGCTGTCGGCGAAGATCGGCGAGGGCCTCATCCTCGACCTGCGCACCGCGGTGTTCGACCACGTGCAACGGATGCCCGTCGCGTTCTTCACCCGGACCCGCACCGGCGCGCTGGTCAGCCGGCTCGGCAACGACGTGATGGGCGCGCAGCGGGCGTTCTCCGACACGCTGTCCGGTGTCGTGTCGAACCTGGTGACGCTCACGCTGACGTTGGTCGTGATGCTGTCGATCTCATGGCAGATCACGCTGCTGTCGCTGGCGCTGGTCCCGCTGTTCATCGTGCCCGCTCGACGGATCGGCGCCGCCATGGCGCGGCTGTCCCGCGAGGCCGCCGACCACAACGCGACGATGAACACGCAGATGACCGAACGGTTCTCGGCGCCGGGCGCCACGCTGGTGAAGCTGTTCGGCAATCCGGAGACCGAATCGCGGGAGTTCGCGGTGCGCGCGGGACGCGTTCGCGACATCGGCGTGAAGACCGCGATGCTGCAGTCGGTCTTCATGAACTCGCTGACGCTGATGTCGGCGTTGGCGCTGGCCTTGGTCTACGGGCTCGGCGGTGTGCTGGCCATCGGTGGCCACCTGCAGGCGGGCGCGATCGTGTCGCTGGCCCTGCTGTTGACACGGTTGTACGCACCGCTGACCGCGCTGGCCAACGCGCACGTCGAGATCGCCACCGCTCTGGTGTCCTTCGAGCGGGTCTTCGAGGTCCTCGACCTCGAGCCGCTGATCCGGGAGAGGCCGAACGCCGTCGCGGTCCCCGAAGGACCCGTCGAGGTGGAGTTCGACGATGTGCGGTTCTCCTACCCGTCGGCGGACAAGGTGTCACTGGCCTCGCTGGAGGAGGTCGCGGTGCTCGACCACCGAGGCGGTGACGAAGTGCTGCACGGCATTTCGTTCACCGCGCGGCCGGGCGAGATGATCGCAATGGTCGGCTCGTCGGGCGCGGGCAAGTCGACGGTCGCGTCGCTGATCGCCCGCCTCTACGACGTCGACTCCGGATCGATCGCGCTCAACGGTGTCGACGTCCGAGACGTGTCGTTCGCGTCGCTGAAGGACACCATCGGGGTGGTCACCCAGGACGGGCACCTGTTCCACGAGTCGATCCGCGCCAACCTCAAGCTCGCTGCGCCCGAGGCGACGGACGAGCAGTTGTGGGCGGCCCTCGAACGGGCACGGTTGGCCGACGTGGTCGCCGACATGCCCGACGGCCTCGACACCGTCGTCGGCGAACGCGGCTACCGCTTGTCCGGCGGGCAGCGGCAGCGGCTGACCATCGCCCGTTTGCTGCTGGGCCGGTCACGGGTCGTCGTGCTCGACGAGGCCACCGCATCGCTGGACTCCGAATCCGAGGCCGCCGTGCAGCAGGCGCTGACCGAGGCGCTTGCCGGCCGCACCTCCATCGTCATCGCCCACCGGCTGTCGACGGTACGTGCGGCCGACCTCATCCTCGTCGTCGAGGACGGCCGCATCGTCGAACGGGGCACCCACTTCGAACTGCTCGCGAGCCGCGGCCGATACGCCGACCTGTACGAGACCCAGTTCGGTGATCAGGAAGAAGGCGTTGCGGCATGA